A window from uncultured Desulfobacter sp. encodes these proteins:
- a CDS encoding NAD(P)/FAD-dependent oxidoreductase — translation MKTKYDVVIIGAGASGLMCAAQAGKRGRRVKVLDHGPKPGRKILMSGGGRCNFTNRRVSANNYISSNPHFVKSALSRYRPEDFIDLVRQYGIRFSEREHGQLFCTDSAGQILDMLLAECRNAGVNLTPKTGVTGIERQTSGREFLIRTSGESISASSLVIATGGVSIPAAGATPFGYKVADQFGIPVVQPRPGLVPFTVQPEDKTVLAPLAGISVKARVRTGSVSFEEQILFTHRGLSGPVILQASSYWQSGAPVTIDLFPDGNLEELLETVRKNRPKCHVKTVLAEYLPTRLVQARLDETLLNCPLNRISRQGLKTVIDAIHTWKIQPGGTEGYRTAEVTVGGIDCRRFSSKTMESRDVPGLYAIGEVLDVTGWLGGYNFQWAWSSAWAAGQAV, via the coding sequence ATGAAAACCAAGTACGATGTGGTGATTATAGGGGCTGGGGCCTCGGGGCTGATGTGCGCGGCCCAGGCCGGAAAACGCGGGCGGCGTGTGAAAGTTCTGGACCACGGCCCCAAGCCCGGGCGCAAGATCCTTATGTCCGGCGGGGGCCGGTGCAACTTTACCAACCGTCGGGTCAGTGCCAACAATTATATTTCATCCAATCCGCATTTTGTAAAATCCGCACTTAGCCGGTACCGGCCAGAGGATTTTATAGATCTTGTCCGGCAATACGGGATTCGTTTCAGTGAACGGGAACACGGCCAGTTGTTTTGCACGGACAGTGCCGGGCAGATCCTTGATATGCTGCTGGCAGAGTGCCGCAACGCCGGTGTCAACCTGACACCCAAAACAGGGGTTACCGGCATTGAAAGGCAGACGTCTGGCCGGGAGTTTCTGATTCGCACATCCGGGGAGAGCATCAGTGCCTCGTCCCTGGTGATCGCCACCGGCGGGGTATCAATCCCAGCGGCCGGGGCCACGCCATTCGGATACAAGGTGGCCGATCAGTTCGGCATTCCTGTGGTGCAGCCGCGGCCCGGTCTTGTTCCCTTTACTGTTCAGCCCGAGGATAAAACGGTTCTGGCACCCCTGGCCGGGATTTCAGTCAAGGCCCGGGTTCGCACGGGATCGGTCTCATTTGAAGAGCAGATTTTGTTTACCCACCGGGGGCTGAGCGGTCCTGTGATTCTTCAGGCCTCATCTTACTGGCAGTCCGGAGCCCCGGTGACCATAGATCTTTTTCCGGATGGAAATCTTGAAGAATTGCTGGAAACAGTTCGTAAAAATCGGCCCAAATGCCATGTAAAAACCGTTCTGGCCGAGTATCTGCCAACGCGCCTGGTCCAGGCCCGCCTGGATGAAACGTTGTTGAATTGTCCCCTTAACCGCATTTCCCGCCAGGGTCTTAAAACTGTGATTGATGCGATCCACACCTGGAAGATCCAGCCCGGCGGCACCGAAGGGTACAGAACCGCCGAGGTGACCGTCGGCGGCATTGACTGCCGCAGGTTCTCTTCAAAGACGATGGAATCCCGAGATGTCCCGGGACTTTATGCCATCGGTGAAGTGCTGGATGTCACCGGGTGGCTGGGCGGCTACAATTTCCAGTGGGCGTGGTCTTCGGCCTGGGCAGCCGGACAGGCGGTGTAG
- a CDS encoding YkgJ family cysteine cluster protein → MKEKRAQLKKIYDAFDAETRDLVKGSACSRGCSFCCRQAGSIDITTLEGMAIRLAMEKMPKSRQKTLTKAFRNEIKQREEGNAVPCPFLMKNNACMIYENRPFSCRRIYSAHVCTQDAPPAVSRQVMERADQTIAALQKLDDTGYSGHLSYILYMLSVSAFLNTYTAGDFKPEEIMEFGKAHRIVINRMMV, encoded by the coding sequence ATGAAAGAGAAAAGAGCGCAGTTAAAAAAGATATACGACGCCTTTGATGCGGAGACCCGTGACCTGGTAAAAGGCAGTGCCTGCTCCCGGGGATGCAGTTTTTGCTGCAGGCAGGCCGGCAGCATCGACATTACCACCCTGGAAGGAATGGCGATACGGCTTGCCATGGAAAAAATGCCCAAAAGCCGGCAGAAAACCCTGACCAAGGCATTTAGAAATGAAATAAAGCAGCGGGAGGAAGGCAACGCGGTTCCCTGTCCGTTCCTCATGAAAAATAACGCCTGCATGATCTATGAAAACCGGCCCTTTTCCTGCCGCAGAATTTACTCGGCCCATGTCTGCACCCAGGATGCGCCACCGGCAGTGAGCCGCCAGGTTATGGAGCGGGCGGATCAAACCATCGCAGCCCTTCAAAAACTGGACGACACCGGCTATTCCGGCCACCTTTCTTATATTTTATATATGCTGTCGGTGTCGGCGTTTTTAAACACCTACACTGCCGGAGATTTCAAACCCGAAGAAATTATGGAATTTGGAAAAGCCCACAGAATCGTCATTAACCGGATGATGGTCTAG
- a CDS encoding diguanylate cyclase: protein MQLQNKKTGLLFFIQPAVSAPVGIDNAPYASSLSAYFYRTVLLISVIVFWTLMATVAVPAPPPDILKMDASRKSIDIGSSLQHLMDPGNTLTLNDVIQPDTPWKKAYPPRLHTGAAHDIVWVRFRVQNISLSRQTLVLNVDWPFWHLMELYIQDGDAGYNTLDAIKSVPPQKNRLPFAFEFPCLANQQLTLYLRAHSTGVLLLPLKIWQQQAYEKMGLFRNLFLGMFFGFLIAMCLYNASLSFFTQDDSYTYYAVYVLSVMLYCLSMTGVGAAYLWQGNAWLKGHSYGLFSSFSFLMATLFIRRFLRLPKVGGWLFGLSNFFAVFWILMTGLYAIYHGRWMISCENIGAILSCVVGLVTTITLWRKGSIAAKYMTIAWTLLILATFVLMLGLAGVITYHPIIQHSQNIGFILELFLLSLALADRIKRERGEKEAAQELSIQLYNEAVQAKEREMQAQARTLAVERAAKNELEETVNRRTRELQNTLRQLESANKKLGQMSRTDGLTGLFNRRYFDAAFEEEFKRAIRYGQPLSVIMGDIDHFKRINDTHGHQMGDQCLKAVASTWQTYLKRAGDLVARYGGEEFVSLLPNTDIHDAEKIAGQIRAAIETANLKFGEIHINLTISLGVSSLSFSGKDDMDALLQRADGALYDAKNQGRNRVEIKACESSD, encoded by the coding sequence ATGCAGTTACAAAACAAAAAAACTGGGCTGCTGTTTTTTATTCAACCAGCAGTGTCCGCACCGGTTGGAATTGATAACGCGCCTTACGCGTCGTCATTGTCGGCCTATTTTTATAGAACTGTTCTGCTGATTTCCGTGATTGTGTTTTGGACCTTAATGGCCACAGTAGCAGTCCCGGCACCCCCTCCTGATATTTTGAAGATGGACGCCTCCCGAAAAAGCATCGATATCGGCAGCAGTCTCCAGCATTTGATGGATCCGGGCAATACGTTGACCTTGAACGATGTAATTCAACCGGATACGCCATGGAAAAAAGCATATCCGCCCAGGCTTCATACCGGAGCGGCACACGATATTGTCTGGGTTCGATTCCGCGTTCAGAACATATCATTGTCCCGGCAAACCCTGGTGCTCAACGTTGACTGGCCGTTCTGGCATCTGATGGAATTGTATATCCAGGATGGGGATGCCGGATACAATACTCTTGACGCAATAAAATCTGTGCCTCCCCAAAAAAATCGACTCCCATTTGCCTTTGAATTCCCATGCCTTGCAAATCAGCAGTTAACTTTGTACCTGCGTGCCCACAGTACCGGAGTGCTGCTGTTGCCCCTGAAAATCTGGCAGCAGCAGGCCTATGAGAAGATGGGACTTTTTCGGAATCTGTTTTTAGGCATGTTCTTCGGCTTTCTCATTGCCATGTGTCTGTACAACGCCTCTTTAAGTTTTTTTACCCAGGATGACAGCTATACCTACTATGCGGTGTATGTGCTTTCGGTAATGCTCTATTGTCTGTCCATGACCGGTGTGGGCGCTGCATATCTGTGGCAGGGCAATGCCTGGCTCAAGGGCCATTCCTACGGCCTTTTTTCGTCATTCTCGTTTTTGATGGCCACGCTGTTCATCCGAAGGTTTCTACGGCTGCCCAAAGTCGGTGGCTGGCTGTTTGGTCTGAGTAATTTTTTTGCGGTATTCTGGATTTTGATGACGGGTTTATATGCCATATATCATGGTCGATGGATGATATCTTGTGAGAATATCGGTGCAATACTCAGCTGTGTGGTAGGGCTTGTAACCACCATAACCCTATGGCGCAAAGGCAGCATTGCCGCCAAGTACATGACCATTGCCTGGACATTGCTTATTCTGGCTACCTTTGTACTGATGCTGGGTCTTGCCGGGGTTATAACATATCACCCCATTATCCAGCACAGCCAGAACATTGGATTCATACTGGAATTGTTTCTGCTTTCCCTTGCCCTTGCAGATCGGATCAAAAGAGAGCGTGGTGAAAAAGAGGCCGCCCAGGAACTTTCCATCCAGCTTTATAATGAGGCGGTCCAGGCCAAGGAGCGGGAAATGCAGGCCCAGGCCAGAACCCTTGCCGTGGAGCGGGCGGCTAAAAATGAGCTGGAGGAGACGGTGAACCGGCGGACCCGGGAACTTCAGAATACGTTGCGTCAGCTTGAGTCGGCAAATAAAAAGCTGGGGCAGATGAGCCGGACCGACGGACTGACCGGGTTGTTCAACAGACGATATTTTGACGCGGCATTTGAAGAAGAGTTCAAGCGGGCCATACGGTATGGGCAGCCGTTATCCGTCATCATGGGCGATATTGACCATTTTAAGCGGATCAATGATACCCATGGGCATCAGATGGGGGATCAATGTCTTAAAGCGGTGGCCTCTACCTGGCAGACCTATCTTAAACGCGCCGGAGACCTGGTGGCCAGGTACGGCGGTGAGGAGTTTGTCTCTTTATTGCCCAACACCGATATTCATGATGCCGAAAAGATTGCCGGGCAAATCAGGGCCGCCATTGAAACGGCCAATCTGAAGTTTGGTGAAATTCATATTAACCTCACCATCAGTTTAGGGGTATCCAGCCTCTCTTTTTCCGGTAAAGATGATATGGACGCGCTTTTACAACGGGCTGACGGTGCCCTGTATGACGCCAAAAACCAGGGTCGAAACAGAGTTGAAATCAAGGCATGCGAATCATCTGATTGA
- a CDS encoding NUDIX domain-containing protein, whose product MTKEIFDIVDEDDRIIGQASRDQVHGNPGLIHRVVHILVFNSQNELYLQKRDINKDVQPGKWDTSVGGHVDKGESYLDAAVRELEEELGITCAHLKYLYKYRLLNDYESEYISSYHCLWDGKIKINLDEIEEGRFWGLDEIAEKMDSGIFTPNFIDEIGRYQKI is encoded by the coding sequence ATGACCAAAGAAATTTTTGATATCGTTGATGAAGATGACCGGATTATCGGCCAGGCAAGCCGTGATCAGGTCCATGGCAATCCAGGTTTAATTCACAGGGTGGTCCATATTCTGGTGTTTAACAGCCAAAATGAATTGTATCTGCAAAAAAGAGATATAAATAAGGATGTCCAGCCCGGAAAGTGGGATACCTCGGTGGGCGGTCATGTGGACAAGGGAGAATCTTACCTGGATGCGGCGGTCCGGGAACTGGAAGAAGAGCTCGGCATCACATGCGCACACTTGAAATACCTGTATAAATACCGGTTACTCAATGACTATGAATCTGAATATATATCCAGTTACCATTGTCTGTGGGACGGGAAGATTAAAATAAATCTCGATGAGATTGAAGAGGGGCGGTTCTGGGGGCTTGATGAAATTGCTGAAAAAATGGATTCGGGTATTTTTACGCCTAACTTTATAGATGAAATCGGGCGGTATCAAAAAATTTAA
- the sixA gene encoding phosphohistidine phosphatase SixA, with protein MSIFLVQHGLSQPKTEDPEKGLSEKGREETLKIAQVAAGYSVKTSKIFHSGKKRAEQTARIMAEHLCPGPGIEQMADISPMDDVKVLGDRLDPDSNHMIVGHLPYMEKMVSYLTTGREVPKVLKFQNSGIVCLDRDESGWFIRWTLNPNIS; from the coding sequence ATGTCGATATTTCTTGTACAGCACGGGTTAAGCCAGCCAAAAACTGAAGACCCTGAAAAAGGATTGTCTGAAAAGGGGCGTGAGGAGACCTTAAAAATAGCTCAAGTGGCTGCCGGTTACAGCGTTAAAACCTCCAAAATTTTTCATTCCGGAAAAAAACGCGCGGAACAGACCGCCCGGATCATGGCTGAACACCTTTGTCCGGGTCCCGGCATTGAACAGATGGCGGATATCTCCCCCATGGATGATGTAAAAGTTCTTGGCGACCGGCTTGATCCGGATTCCAACCACATGATAGTGGGCCATCTACCCTATATGGAAAAAATGGTCTCTTACCTGACCACCGGCCGGGAGGTACCCAAGGTGCTCAAATTTCAGAACTCAGGGATTGTCTGTCTTGACCGGGATGAATCGGGCTGGTTTATCCGCTGGACCTTAAACCCCAACATTTCATAA
- a CDS encoding DUF3857 domain-containing protein: MNVLMFKSFAKFHFPLFAIITGFFVVISQAEGFEKRETLSPEFIALKREFDSQKREAVSGAVILFKENQTTIGNGGMMNSTAHIVGKLYSQDAIEQYSQISVPFNSFYDEIDLNFAHTISPEGKILSISKDAFQLKNAQEDYDVKSYSNQMLLTFTLPALEIGSYFEYEVSIKKKPVLNTEWFYDHKFHNIGYNPSNETVRIDPVYISKFNLIIPRTSKIFFSSENADNAVPAIKSEGETVVYSWIQKDLPQLFFEENMPSVYELLPAIKMSSIGKWATIDSWAHELFFQKTILSQDIKEKTIELTRNIENKQDKIMKIAEFINTEIEYVSARRNRDIYYPHTSVETFTNQYGNCQDQVVLLLSMLKAINIKGFPVLISPFPYKRTNTAIPSIDFAHVIAYVPLKTKSFWIDTSSDSFDFPYLHWANQNRTGFIINGEDGAFITTPSSAPGDNKNTVTQDYKFNDRDLLLELTLSIEGARAGLYKYYLKQLSLEQQKNFLLEITGTEKGLKDFSIQNLADPLAPFIATLKFEFKNAFDKNTGVWRYEDNVLAFDLFFPEMQSILQTKTRENDYISSYKQQIVQESICSAPNNFSKMVVLPENECIENEFLRFNKKFSRENDSIKVKTEFLLEKTHIKQEQFGDFRQALGAVLNKWAWEINFYRRPGNPKLVSLIEQFEKNPDDLNTLINLCRQYIADGSYNEAMELLQKGIGMAPENGEVHYLNGLALGYLERFEESKISLKKAHNLGYRP, translated from the coding sequence ATGAACGTGTTGATGTTTAAATCTTTTGCCAAATTTCATTTTCCATTGTTTGCAATTATAACCGGCTTCTTTGTAGTCATATCCCAGGCTGAAGGATTTGAAAAAAGAGAAACCCTGTCTCCGGAATTCATTGCTTTAAAAAGAGAATTTGATAGTCAAAAACGCGAAGCGGTTTCTGGTGCGGTCATTCTTTTCAAAGAGAACCAAACAACAATTGGTAACGGTGGCATGATGAATTCAACAGCGCATATTGTCGGTAAGCTTTATTCACAAGATGCGATTGAACAATATAGCCAAATCAGCGTTCCTTTCAACTCTTTTTATGATGAAATTGATCTTAATTTTGCCCATACCATAAGCCCGGAAGGAAAAATACTCAGTATTTCAAAAGATGCATTTCAGTTGAAAAATGCACAGGAAGATTACGATGTAAAATCTTATTCCAACCAGATGCTTCTGACCTTTACGCTTCCTGCCTTGGAAATCGGGTCTTACTTCGAATATGAAGTATCCATAAAAAAAAAGCCGGTATTAAACACAGAGTGGTTTTATGATCATAAATTCCATAATATTGGGTATAACCCATCCAATGAAACAGTGCGTATCGATCCTGTTTATATATCCAAATTTAATTTAATCATTCCCCGTACATCCAAAATTTTTTTTTCCAGTGAAAATGCCGACAATGCTGTTCCTGCCATAAAAAGTGAAGGGGAAACAGTCGTTTATTCGTGGATACAAAAAGATTTGCCGCAGTTGTTTTTTGAAGAAAACATGCCTTCAGTATATGAACTTCTTCCCGCAATTAAAATGAGTTCAATAGGAAAATGGGCAACAATAGATTCATGGGCCCATGAGCTGTTTTTTCAAAAAACCATTCTTTCTCAGGATATAAAAGAAAAAACTATTGAATTGACCCGCAACATTGAAAATAAACAAGATAAAATAATGAAAATTGCCGAGTTCATCAACACAGAAATAGAATATGTTTCGGCCCGTCGGAACCGTGATATCTATTACCCACATACATCGGTCGAAACATTTACCAACCAGTACGGCAATTGCCAGGACCAGGTCGTTTTATTACTTTCCATGTTAAAGGCAATAAACATTAAAGGATTTCCGGTGTTAATTTCGCCTTTCCCGTATAAAAGAACGAATACCGCCATACCATCCATAGATTTTGCCCATGTCATAGCGTATGTCCCGCTAAAAACAAAATCGTTTTGGATTGATACAAGTTCTGACAGTTTTGATTTCCCATATCTGCATTGGGCAAATCAAAATAGAACAGGCTTTATTATTAATGGAGAAGATGGGGCGTTCATAACAACGCCGTCTTCAGCGCCTGGGGATAATAAAAATACGGTTACGCAAGACTACAAATTTAACGATAGAGATCTTTTGTTGGAATTGACTCTTAGCATTGAAGGGGCAAGAGCCGGTCTCTATAAATATTATTTAAAGCAACTCTCTTTAGAACAACAAAAAAATTTTCTTTTGGAAATAACCGGAACAGAAAAAGGGTTAAAGGATTTTTCCATCCAGAACCTGGCTGACCCATTGGCGCCATTTATTGCGACGTTAAAATTTGAATTTAAAAACGCCTTTGATAAAAACACCGGGGTCTGGCGTTATGAAGACAACGTGCTGGCTTTTGATTTGTTTTTTCCTGAAATGCAATCCATATTGCAGACCAAGACCCGCGAAAATGATTATATTTCCAGTTATAAACAGCAGATTGTTCAAGAGTCGATCTGTTCCGCACCCAATAACTTTTCTAAAATGGTTGTCCTGCCGGAAAATGAATGTATTGAAAATGAATTTTTACGTTTTAATAAAAAATTTTCCCGGGAAAATGATTCAATAAAAGTAAAGACAGAATTTTTATTAGAAAAGACTCACATTAAACAGGAACAATTTGGGGATTTTCGCCAAGCCCTTGGGGCGGTCCTTAACAAATGGGCGTGGGAAATTAACTTTTACCGCCGGCCTGGAAATCCGAAATTGGTTTCCCTTATTGAGCAGTTTGAAAAAAACCCGGATGATTTAAACACGCTGATAAATCTCTGCCGTCAATACATTGCCGATGGCAGCTATAATGAAGCGATGGAATTATTGCAAAAGGGCATTGGAATGGCCCCGGAAAATGGTGAAGTTCACTATTTAAATGGTTTGGCTCTGGGGTATCTGGAACGTTTTGAAGAATCAAAAATTAGTTTGAAAAAAGCACATAATCTTGGCTACAGGCCGTAA